A genome region from Mastacembelus armatus chromosome 8, fMasArm1.2, whole genome shotgun sequence includes the following:
- the hmox2b gene encoding heme oxygenase 2 yields MSVVKMETAESVSNGGGPVYEEKEETLKPEDLSEMLAAGTKEVHEKAENTQFVKDFLKGRIRKELFKLGAVALYYTYTAMEEEIERNKDHPHFAPLYFPAELHRHEALARDVKYFYGPEWQSQISCSKATQRYVDRIHQVGQEDPVLLVAHAYTRYMGDLSGGQLLKKVAQRALKLPPTGEGLEFYHFDSVHSAKAFKQLYRSRMNELELDMGTKKRLVDEAVKAFQFNMEVFEELEEIGKTIQEDVLDAGMPVHGAMGGDISKCPYYAAKMAASGGRAYACQLAMALLRHPTGQVLCATWFAALAGLAAWYLM; encoded by the exons ATGTCAGTAGTGAAGATGGAGACAGCAGAAAGTGTGTCCAATGGAGGAGGTCCTGTTtatgaagagaaagaggagacacTCAA GCCAGAGGATCTGTCTGAGATGTTGGCAGCAGGGACCAAGGAGGTTCATGAAAAGGCTGAGAACACGCAGTTTGTCAAGGATTTCCTCAAGGGACGTATCCGCAAAGAACTCTTCAAA CTTGGTGCCGTGGCACTCTACTACACTTACACAGCCATGGAGGAGGAGATTGAAAGGAATAAGGACCACCCCCACTTTGCGCctctttattttcctgctgaGCTGCACCGTCATGAAGCTCTGGCCCGTGACGTCAAGTACTTTTATGGCCCGGAATGGCAGAGCCAGATCAGCTGCTCCAAGGCCACCCAGCGCTATGTGGACCGCATCCATCAAGTAGGGCAGGAGGACCCAGTGTTGCTGGTGGCCCATGCTTACACCCGCTACATGGGGGACCTTTCTGGAGGCCAATTGCTGAAGAAGGTGGCACAAAGAGCCTTGAAGCTTCCACCCACAGGAGAGGGCTTGGAGTTCTATCATTTTGATTCCGTCCACAGTGCCAAAGCATTCAAGCAGCTGTATCGCAGCCGAATGAATGAGCTGGAACTGGACATGGGCACAAAGAAGAGGCTGGTGGATGAGGCTGTAAAGGCCTTTCAGTTCAACATGGAG GTGTTTGAGGAGTTGGAAGAGATTGGTAAAACCATCCAGGAGGATGTTTTAGATGCTGGCATGCCTGTCCATGGAGCAATGGGTGGAGACATCAGCAAATGTCCTTACTATGCTGCCAAAATGG CGGCATCAGGGGGAAGAGCATATGCTTGTCAACTCGCCATGGCCTTACTCCGACATCCAACAGGACAGGTCCTGTGTGCTACTTGGTTTGCTGCTCTGGCTGGATTGGCTGCATGGTATCTGATGTGA
- the tedc2 gene encoding tubulin epsilon and delta complex protein 2, giving the protein MSLLSTVEQAIKLCKAEQTKINDSIQFYGEILQSLRPQPNKDSKETECADDAVTDTSTSPGEKEDMELLEQALEKALRVRTGSRASKEDTNRNKQSGPRTEPGATYVTSKDVMQSSAASKGSHTTIRSTSMTTQKLHKKHASSASSTLGSRPTVSYNPGQSKATSNRNIIQNPPTSSAGVVHATELQAAKKLKQAGSVSGSRDHISTLNYKRKSLRSNVLSDNTVPISQTDESGAHSLPQHNGILPEQIAKWKSLKRKQNRLWDKVIAAQRNPVPGKCHFMERMRAMFPKDWPCGSPDQTRALVNRLIHQVHDITQHCQTIEHMAKDPRAQVEAATEIGGEEHKCDSNLTHERLQVSAAELKNCADQAKQEWEVWNRWRPEGGCLCPTGANGVWGDGVVAALPLTITYTTEAELRELEKLRMRVALLQQEIYLEQALLDTLFPQLLSIVPGLHCPDPSVLRDMYSLLGEGGEHFPAIVLDSD; this is encoded by the exons ATGTCACTGCTGTCCACGGTTGAGCAAGCTATCAAGTTATGCAAAGCTGAACAAACCAAGATTAATGACAGCATTCAGTTCTACGGAGAAATATTACAGTCCTT AAGACCGCAACCCAATAAAGACTCTAAGGAGACAGAATGTGCAGATGATGCTGTTACAg ACACAAGTACCTCACCAGGGGAGAAGGAAGATATGGAGTTGCTTGAACAAGCACTGGAGAAAGCCCTTCGGGTTCGCACTGGCTCAAGAGCCTCTAAAGAGGACACCAACAGAAACAAGCAATCTGGACCTCGAACTGAACCAGGTGCTACATATGTGACATCGAAAGATGTAATGCAGTCATCTGCAGCTTCTAAAGGAAGTCATACTACCATCAGATCAACCTCAATGACAAcacaaaaactgcacaaaaagcATGCATCATCAGCGTCCTCCACACTAGGCTCAAGACCTACAGTTAGCTACAATCCTGGACAGTCTAAAGCTACAAGTAATAGAAACATAATCCAGAACCCCCCTACCTCATCAGCTGGAGTTGTGCATGCAACTGAATTGCAGGCAGCAAAGAAATTGAAACAGGCTGGTTCAGTGTCTGGCTCTCGTGATCACATCTCAACCTTGAACTATAAAAGGAAATCTCTTAGAAGCAATGTGCTGAGTGATAACACCGTGCCTATTTCACAAACAGATGAGTCTGGAGCTCATAGTTTGCCTCAACACAATGG CATACTTCCTGAGCAGATAGCAAAATGGAAATCTTTAAAGAGGAAGCAAAACAG GTTGTGGGACAAAGTTATTGCTGCACAAAGGAATCCTGTGCCTGGGAAGTGTCACTTCATGGAGAGAATGAGAGCTATG TTTCCCAAGGATTGGCCATGTGGTAGCCCAGATCAGACCAGGGCTCTTGTCAACAGGCTGATTCACCAGGTGCATGACATCACCCAGCACTGTCAGACTATCGAACATATGGCCAAAGATCCAAGGGCACAAGTAGAAGCGGCCACAGAGATTG GTGGTGAGGAACACAAGTGTGATTCAAATTTGACACATGAAAGGTTACAGGTGAGCGCAGCAGAGCTAAAGAACTGTGCAGACCAAGCGAAACAAG AGTGGGAAGTATGGAATCGATGGAGGCCAGAGGGAGGTTGTCTGTGCCCCACTGGAGCAAATGGTGTATGGGGAGATGGGGTGGTTGCAGCGCTGCCCTTGACTATAACCTACACAACAGAAGCAGAGCTCAGAGAGCTGGAGAAGCTGAGAATGCGGGTGGCACTGCTGCAACAAGAGATTTACCTTGAACAG GCTCTGCTGGACACCCTGTTCCCTCAGCTTTTATCTATAGTACCTGGGCTTCACTGTCCCGACCCCAGCGTGCTGAGGGACATGTACTCCCTGCTGGGTGAAGGAGGGGAACATTTTCCTGCCATAGTCCTGGACTCTGACTGA